The Lentimicrobiaceae bacterium DNA window AGCAAGTTAATTTATAGACATCTGGTTCAGCATTTGTTAAATTACCAGCACACCATTTTCTATTTTTATATTATTATAAAAAATATCAAAAACTTGTATATGAAACTTAAACTCCTAACTTTGCACAAAAATTCAGTAAGTCATATATTTATATGTAATAATTTAAAAATGAGGACGCTATAATGAAAAGAAACGTTATCATCATTGGAGCTGCAGGAAGAGATTTCCACAACTTCAACATGTTTTTCAGAGGAAATGCGCAGTATAACGTAGTTGCTTTTACTGCTGCACAAATACCCGATATTGACGGAAGGGCATATCCGAAAGAACTTGCCGGTGCTAATTTATATCCCAACGGAATTCCCATCGTTGCAGAAAAAGATTTAGCCGAACTTATTGTAAAACACAAGGTACAGGATTGTGTTTTTGCATACAGTGATGTTCCTTACCCACGGGTTATGAATATTAGCTCGCTGGTAAATGCTGCAGGAGCTAACTTTATCCTTTTAGGACCTGGCGAAACCATGGCAAAAAGTACCAAACCAGTTATTGCTGTTGGTGCCACTCGTACCGGATGCGGTAAAAGCCAGACATCACGCAGGGTAATAGAATTACTCATGAAAAAGGGATTAAAGGTTGTAGCTGTACGCCATCCAATGCCTTACGGCGATTTGAACGAACAAAAAGTTCAGCGTTTTGCTACAGTAGAAGACCTTGCAAAACACAAATGCACTATTGAAGAAATGGAAGAATACGAGCCACATGTAGTTCGCGGGAACGTAATTTATGCCGGAGTTGACTATGAAGCCATACTTCGCGAAGCCGAAAAAGATCCCAGCGGATGCGATGTAGTGTTATGGGATGGTGGAAATAACGATTTCTCATTTTACAAACCCGATTTATTTATCGGAGTTGCCGACCCCCATCGCCCCGGAGCAGAAGTAAGTTACTATCCGGGAGAAGTTGTTGCACGCATGTCGGATGTCATTGTGATAAATAAAATTGACACAGC harbors:
- a CDS encoding cyclic 2,3-diphosphoglycerate synthase; translation: MKRNVIIIGAAGRDFHNFNMFFRGNAQYNVVAFTAAQIPDIDGRAYPKELAGANLYPNGIPIVAEKDLAELIVKHKVQDCVFAYSDVPYPRVMNISSLVNAAGANFILLGPGETMAKSTKPVIAVGATRTGCGKSQTSRRVIELLMKKGLKVVAVRHPMPYGDLNEQKVQRFATVEDLAKHKCTIEEMEEYEPHVVRGNVIYAGVDYEAILREAEKDPSGCDVVLWDGGNNDFSFYKPDLFIGVADPHRPGAEVSYYPGEVVARMSDVIVINKIDTADNANIQKVRDNIARVNPKAIVIDGASPVTVDKPELIRGKKVLVVEDGPTLTHGEMKIGAGTVAANKYGAAELVDPRPYTVGKLSETFRIYPNIGTLLPAMGYGDQQVKDLETTIANTPCDAVVIATPIDLNRIIKINKPTVKVGYELQEIGEPNLEQVIDDFIKKHNLIK